The proteins below are encoded in one region of Stieleria sp. JC731:
- a CDS encoding class I SAM-dependent methyltransferase yields the protein MTSTAEAITPPSGRPIDVPQPSFAQRTWCVFRAWLQNPRQVATVLPSSTQLMECLAYRTCIREAETVIELGPGAGGTSTALLDQMPKSSRLLSIEKTAVFGDALSEISDSRFAYEIGDAVDLRSIARKHGIRKCDVVVSGIPFSAIPAQAARQITRQIYDVLDNTGVFLAYQLRDDVTKVAHPLFGQPRKQNVPRNLPPLRVYSWTKVESNKAKGWKRRLDMVG from the coding sequence ATGACATCCACAGCCGAAGCAATCACACCTCCGTCGGGTCGCCCGATCGACGTTCCTCAGCCGTCTTTTGCACAACGCACTTGGTGCGTATTTAGGGCGTGGCTTCAAAACCCCCGTCAGGTCGCAACCGTCCTTCCCAGTTCGACGCAATTGATGGAGTGTTTGGCATATCGAACATGCATCCGTGAAGCGGAAACGGTGATCGAACTTGGTCCAGGAGCTGGCGGAACTTCTACCGCCTTGCTCGACCAAATGCCGAAAAGCTCTCGGCTATTGTCGATCGAAAAGACAGCTGTATTCGGGGACGCACTAAGCGAAATCTCTGATTCCCGATTCGCCTACGAAATTGGCGACGCGGTAGACCTTCGATCGATCGCACGCAAACATGGGATCCGCAAGTGCGACGTAGTGGTTTCGGGCATCCCCTTCAGCGCCATTCCGGCACAAGCAGCGCGACAGATCACCAGACAGATCTATGACGTCTTGGACAACACCGGAGTTTTCCTGGCGTATCAGCTTCGCGACGACGTCACCAAGGTCGCGCACCCGCTCTTCGGGCAGCCACGAAAACAGAACGTCCCGCGAAACCTGCCTCCACTGCGGGTTTACAGCTGGACCAAAGTGGAAAGCAACAAGGCAAAAGGTTGGAAACGCCGGTTGGATATGGTGGGCTGA
- a CDS encoding RNA polymerase sigma factor, protein MSKIEDLECDDPSLVESACDGNSEAFTRLVQCNRDKLFASLCRFLDSPNDAEEALQEAFVRAFTRIESFKRNSKFSTWLYRIAFNTAITNRQSRRRAVSIYGDDQQYSFDFEDTHAGSADESMIREEQKQLVHSALDRLNHDHRAILILREMDELAYEDIASVLNIPINTVRSRLSRARERMREAVEELQQFVATPVSV, encoded by the coding sequence ATGAGCAAAATTGAAGACCTCGAATGCGATGATCCTTCGCTTGTCGAAAGTGCTTGCGATGGAAATTCCGAAGCATTCACACGACTTGTGCAGTGCAACCGAGACAAACTGTTTGCCTCACTGTGTCGTTTTTTGGACTCTCCCAACGATGCCGAAGAGGCCTTGCAGGAGGCATTTGTCCGCGCCTTTACGCGGATCGAATCGTTTAAGCGGAACAGTAAGTTTTCGACATGGCTTTACCGGATCGCGTTCAATACGGCGATCACAAATCGGCAGAGTCGACGCCGCGCGGTATCGATCTACGGCGATGATCAGCAATACTCGTTTGACTTTGAAGATACGCATGCGGGTTCAGCTGATGAGTCAATGATTCGCGAGGAGCAGAAGCAACTGGTTCATTCGGCCTTGGATCGTTTAAATCATGATCATCGCGCGATCTTGATCTTGCGCGAGATGGACGAACTGGCGTATGAAGACATCGCGTCGGTATTGAACATCCCGATCAATACTGTCCGAAGTCGCCTATCGCGAGCACGTGAACGGATGCGAGAGGCGGTTGAGGAATTGCAACAGTTCGTGGCAACTCCCGTGTCAGTCTAA
- a CDS encoding BPSS1187 family protein, translating to MPHLRFVLSLFLVAGYSSCVRSADPSETKHVRVLAIGNSFTRNATNYLDDLAEAAGYRLSLKKLDIGGSPLELHASKAAAFEVDRQDNSAKYSVGESLQEALMSEEWDFVTIQQLSIKSHDVTTYRPYASQLADIIHRYAPQAQLLVHQTWAYRIDDPRFRKASPKPGEPKTQAEMYRGISKSYSTIVEELAAKRIPVGDAFWAADNDADFGFKARPFDTSSANQLPDQTHSLHVGYRWRSVKGERVIQMDGHHANLAGEYLGACVWFDCLFDANVIGNDFIPTGLDKSYASFLQTTAHQAANQGGDIVRGVQDQSQAMVKDATPQRYTLTARASEIDQRTKEYPEINFTFGTAKKPADKEYASVDTRVDPKGKLMIWLMGYNSGLFERLNAEGIHTIGVSYARGWFGKLCRPQPSDAFARGQVRLEAATGQDFSDELDLETPDGAAERARQFLLWLVRENPEGNWDQFLADDGSRIRWDKVIISGASHGSTTAARFAKHQRVDRVVMLCGPRDQDQDWQALPSATPANRFFGFTHVLDGGWTGDHYCRSWELLGLHQYGPIVNIDETQPPYENSRRLITDADVGGDAGRAHSSVTPGGSSPKDDQGDLIFDPVWKYLYTHPVDQVGDPVEEDADCERVHVEYN from the coding sequence ATGCCCCACCTTCGATTTGTCCTATCGCTTTTCCTCGTCGCCGGATACTCATCCTGTGTTCGATCTGCCGACCCTAGCGAAACAAAACACGTGCGAGTGCTTGCCATCGGCAACAGCTTTACACGCAATGCGACAAACTACTTAGACGATCTGGCGGAGGCTGCCGGATACCGACTGTCACTCAAAAAGTTGGATATCGGTGGTTCACCGCTGGAGCTGCATGCTTCAAAAGCCGCTGCCTTTGAGGTCGATCGGCAAGACAACTCCGCCAAATACTCAGTCGGTGAAAGTTTGCAGGAAGCACTGATGAGTGAAGAGTGGGACTTTGTCACCATCCAGCAACTCAGCATCAAAAGTCACGACGTCACAACCTATCGTCCATATGCTTCGCAACTAGCGGACATCATCCACCGATACGCGCCGCAAGCTCAATTATTGGTTCATCAGACATGGGCCTATCGAATCGATGACCCAAGATTCCGAAAAGCGAGCCCCAAACCTGGCGAGCCAAAGACGCAAGCAGAGATGTATCGTGGGATTTCCAAGTCGTATTCTACGATCGTGGAGGAGCTAGCCGCCAAACGTATCCCAGTTGGTGATGCGTTCTGGGCGGCAGACAACGACGCCGACTTCGGCTTCAAAGCAAGACCATTTGATACATCGTCAGCAAATCAGTTGCCGGATCAAACTCATTCCCTTCATGTCGGATATCGATGGCGGTCGGTGAAGGGCGAACGAGTGATCCAAATGGACGGACATCACGCCAATCTCGCCGGTGAATACCTGGGAGCCTGCGTCTGGTTTGACTGTTTGTTTGATGCCAACGTTATCGGGAATGATTTTATCCCAACTGGCTTGGACAAATCGTATGCGTCGTTTCTGCAAACGACCGCTCATCAAGCGGCAAATCAAGGTGGTGATATTGTCCGCGGTGTACAGGACCAATCCCAAGCGATGGTGAAGGACGCCACCCCTCAACGTTACACGCTGACCGCCCGCGCCAGCGAAATTGATCAACGCACCAAAGAATACCCTGAGATCAACTTTACATTCGGTACCGCTAAAAAGCCGGCTGATAAGGAGTATGCATCGGTCGACACTCGCGTCGATCCAAAAGGCAAGTTAATGATCTGGCTGATGGGGTACAACAGCGGACTGTTCGAGCGTTTGAATGCAGAAGGAATTCATACCATCGGCGTCAGCTATGCGAGAGGCTGGTTTGGAAAACTATGTCGCCCCCAACCGTCCGACGCATTCGCTCGCGGCCAGGTACGTCTTGAAGCGGCAACCGGACAAGATTTTAGCGACGAGCTGGACCTTGAAACTCCGGACGGAGCGGCTGAACGGGCGAGGCAGTTCCTACTGTGGCTCGTTAGAGAAAACCCGGAAGGAAATTGGGATCAGTTTTTGGCCGACGATGGTTCTCGAATCCGATGGGACAAGGTCATCATCTCAGGTGCATCCCACGGAAGCACAACGGCTGCCCGATTTGCGAAGCATCAACGTGTAGACCGAGTCGTGATGCTCTGTGGTCCGCGCGATCAAGATCAGGATTGGCAAGCGTTGCCTTCGGCGACCCCGGCGAATCGCTTCTTTGGTTTCACTCACGTGCTCGACGGTGGTTGGACTGGCGACCACTATTGTCGATCTTGGGAATTGCTTGGCTTGCATCAGTACGGGCCGATCGTCAACATCGATGAAACGCAACCACCCTATGAAAACAGCCGTCGTTTAATCACCGATGCGGACGTTGGTGGTGACGCCGGACGGGCGCACTCGTCAGTGACCCCCGGCGGGTCGTCTCCGAAGGATGATCAAGGAGATTTGATTTTTGATCCGGTTTGGAAATACCTTTACACCCATCCCGTCGATCAAGTTGGCGATCCGGTTGAGGAAGACGCTGATTGCGAAAGGGTACACGTGGAATACAACTGA
- a CDS encoding sialidase family protein: protein MKYLSETICLALLGLICTCSTLFAAHPTVNVFQEGESGYKVFRIPAVIKASNGHLLAFCEARQGGDASEIDLVQKRSTDGGKSWSDIEVIQESDDFKSYFKGDEPQITIGNPAPVVDHLDKEHVGRIWMPFTLENDRVFVIYSDDNGQSWSERREITADVKLEQWGWYATGPVQSIQIQHGPNRGRIVVPADHRLGDDGEDRGALGAHLIYSDDHGQSWKIGAVDDDYEDGMDSNETTVVELGDGTLYINTRDQNGKAPGTRGEAWSHDGGKSFVSQDATYKHFRPVADVLDPPVVQCSLIAVGQNKIVFCGPDSNGPTGKGRSDLRLRYSNDETESWVDGPMIHVGPAAYSGMVSIDDDHLGVIYEAGEKNPYQSIKFSIVDVGSLR from the coding sequence ATGAAATATTTGTCTGAAACGATCTGTCTTGCTTTACTCGGCCTGATTTGTACCTGTTCGACTTTGTTTGCCGCACATCCAACGGTGAATGTGTTCCAAGAAGGTGAATCCGGGTACAAGGTTTTTCGAATTCCGGCTGTCATTAAGGCTTCCAATGGACACTTGCTCGCATTCTGTGAAGCCCGACAAGGTGGCGACGCCAGTGAGATCGATCTGGTCCAAAAGCGTTCTACAGACGGTGGTAAATCTTGGTCGGATATCGAAGTCATCCAAGAAAGCGATGACTTCAAGTCTTACTTTAAAGGCGATGAGCCACAAATTACGATCGGAAACCCGGCACCGGTTGTCGACCATTTAGACAAAGAACACGTCGGTCGCATTTGGATGCCCTTCACTTTAGAGAACGATCGTGTCTTTGTGATCTATAGCGACGACAATGGCCAGTCTTGGTCAGAACGCCGAGAGATCACTGCAGATGTCAAACTTGAACAATGGGGCTGGTATGCGACCGGGCCGGTCCAATCGATTCAGATTCAACACGGCCCCAATCGTGGCAGGATCGTCGTCCCTGCAGACCATCGTCTAGGTGACGATGGTGAAGATCGAGGCGCCCTCGGGGCACATCTGATCTACAGCGATGATCATGGGCAATCATGGAAGATCGGTGCGGTGGATGACGACTACGAGGATGGAATGGATTCAAACGAGACGACGGTTGTCGAGCTAGGTGACGGAACGCTTTACATCAATACGAGAGACCAAAACGGAAAAGCACCGGGCACTCGCGGCGAAGCATGGAGCCACGATGGGGGCAAGTCTTTTGTCAGTCAGGATGCAACGTACAAGCACTTTCGTCCGGTTGCAGATGTACTCGATCCCCCCGTCGTCCAGTGCAGTCTGATCGCCGTGGGGCAAAACAAAATCGTGTTCTGTGGTCCTGACTCAAATGGACCGACTGGCAAAGGTCGCAGCGACCTTCGACTGCGTTATTCCAACGATGAAACCGAGTCTTGGGTGGATGGTCCGATGATCCATGTCGGTCCGGCGGCCTATAGCGGAATGGTGTCGATCGACGATGATCATCTTGGCGTGATTTACGAAGCCGGCGAAAAGAATCCCTATCAATCGATCAAGTTTTCAATCGTCGATGTCGGCTCGTTGCGATAG
- a CDS encoding type II and III secretion system protein family protein, whose protein sequence is MIPAIIVVFAVCATGQQKGMAQALASRPVADKSGPLENPSQISIEKENSLIEEIYEPEMLLRVEPSQSKIIRTKVPVRRTAITDPNILDIHLFDDDEIEIIGKEVGETTITFWFEVPGKGTQVLRYYVEVDNAQQEQRRREARYKSLQSRINELFPNSQIFLFPIDDKVIVRGQARDAKEAAEIMRLLGDNPYNRNQYDRVLGRVADDADIDDHDDHFDDLDSSHFINLLRVPGEQQVMLKVRVAELVRNSSRGAGANFSSLVKSLDLSSTITGGSNLSVILDDGDVEFFLSAIATHGYGKVLAEPTLVTISGKPARFIAGGEFAVPTTVGVNGVGAATTTFRGFGTELNFTPTVTDKDLVRLEVAPSFSTLNSDATVGGIPGLNLRRVETTVDLREGQWLAIAGLIQEEQGGQKTRVPYLGDLPMLGQLFSSRQTSRFETELVVLVSPELVHPLETDEVPLFLPGMHVTDPTDADFFARQMIEGYEGFDHRSTVWPEVAQQRLGQDPRTVTERIKTSVKRTLARQKAYLAGECGVSQ, encoded by the coding sequence GTGATCCCTGCGATCATTGTTGTGTTTGCGGTATGCGCCACTGGGCAGCAAAAGGGGATGGCGCAAGCACTTGCCAGTCGCCCAGTCGCTGACAAATCCGGGCCACTGGAAAACCCTTCGCAGATTTCGATCGAGAAAGAAAACTCGTTGATCGAAGAAATCTACGAACCCGAAATGTTGCTTCGTGTGGAGCCATCGCAGTCGAAAATCATTCGTACCAAGGTGCCGGTTCGAAGGACGGCGATTACCGATCCCAACATTTTGGACATCCATCTCTTTGATGATGATGAAATCGAAATCATCGGGAAGGAAGTCGGCGAAACCACGATCACGTTCTGGTTTGAAGTTCCCGGAAAGGGAACGCAGGTGCTCCGGTACTACGTTGAAGTTGACAACGCTCAGCAAGAGCAGCGACGTCGTGAAGCTCGCTACAAATCCCTTCAGTCTCGCATCAACGAGCTGTTCCCAAATAGCCAAATCTTCCTTTTTCCGATCGACGACAAAGTGATCGTTCGCGGGCAAGCTCGCGATGCGAAGGAAGCTGCCGAGATCATGCGATTGCTTGGCGATAATCCATACAACCGCAATCAGTACGATCGTGTGCTCGGGCGAGTTGCTGACGATGCAGACATCGACGACCACGATGATCATTTTGACGATTTGGATTCAAGCCACTTCATCAATCTGCTACGAGTCCCTGGCGAGCAGCAGGTGATGTTGAAGGTTCGGGTTGCTGAACTGGTCCGTAACTCGAGTCGTGGGGCTGGCGCGAATTTTTCGTCACTCGTCAAATCGCTCGATTTAAGCAGCACGATCACTGGCGGAAGCAACCTCTCTGTCATTTTAGATGATGGTGACGTTGAATTCTTTCTTAGCGCAATCGCCACCCATGGTTATGGCAAAGTCCTAGCCGAACCCACGCTGGTAACGATCAGTGGAAAGCCAGCAAGATTCATTGCAGGCGGCGAATTTGCGGTGCCTACTACTGTTGGTGTCAACGGAGTTGGTGCTGCCACAACCACCTTCCGAGGTTTCGGTACCGAACTCAATTTTACTCCCACGGTGACAGACAAAGACCTTGTCAGGCTTGAAGTCGCGCCGTCCTTTAGCACGCTCAATTCTGATGCGACTGTCGGGGGGATCCCGGGACTGAACTTGCGACGAGTCGAAACGACAGTGGATTTAAGAGAAGGACAATGGCTGGCCATTGCCGGGTTGATTCAAGAGGAACAAGGTGGTCAGAAAACTCGGGTTCCGTACTTGGGTGACCTGCCAATGCTCGGCCAACTCTTCTCTTCTCGCCAAACGTCACGTTTCGAAACAGAGTTGGTGGTATTGGTCAGCCCGGAACTGGTTCACCCTTTAGAAACCGATGAAGTGCCTTTGTTCTTGCCGGGAATGCATGTGACGGATCCGACCGACGCAGACTTTTTCGCACGTCAAATGATCGAAGGCTATGAAGGGTTTGATCACCGTAGCACAGTTTGGCCCGAAGTTGCCCAGCAGCGATTGGGGCAAGATCCACGTACCGTGACCGAACGCATCAAGACCTCGGTGAAGCGTACCCTTGCGAGACAGAAAGCCTATTTGGCCGGCGAGTGTGGGGTTTCGCAATGA
- a CDS encoding tetratricopeptide repeat protein translates to MRRRSVRNQRVQLGSTILRVGNQLSRRFVLITAILFMLLSHGGCASLLNQSAIALTVPDTDQVDVRFGVARMLERNGEIQNAKKLYEEILEEVPAHQPTRHRLGVVLLKQERLDEAIEHLRFAAEGVDPEVEAIGDLGFALFLNDDLAEAEKSLRMAIERDPTNERCTNNLAIVLGHQKRYQESLQLFRKVGSEVESQVNIAYVMAVTGELELAKQHYHRALELEPNNVQAAKGLSEFSRLEQSR, encoded by the coding sequence ATGCGTCGTCGGTCAGTCCGGAATCAACGTGTTCAGCTTGGAAGCACGATCTTGCGTGTCGGAAATCAACTTTCACGCCGATTCGTATTGATCACGGCGATCCTGTTTATGCTTCTGTCGCATGGCGGCTGCGCATCTTTGTTAAACCAAAGTGCGATTGCGCTGACTGTTCCCGATACGGATCAAGTCGACGTGCGTTTTGGTGTGGCGCGGATGCTCGAACGCAACGGCGAGATTCAAAATGCGAAGAAGCTCTACGAAGAGATTTTGGAAGAAGTTCCAGCCCATCAACCCACTCGGCATCGGCTTGGTGTCGTTTTGCTGAAACAAGAGCGTCTGGACGAAGCGATCGAGCACTTGCGATTTGCAGCCGAGGGAGTAGATCCTGAGGTCGAAGCGATCGGTGATTTGGGATTCGCGTTGTTCCTTAACGATGATCTTGCTGAGGCAGAAAAAAGTCTTCGAATGGCGATCGAACGTGATCCGACCAACGAGCGTTGCACCAACAATTTGGCGATTGTTCTTGGGCACCAGAAACGCTATCAGGAGAGTTTGCAGTTGTTTAGGAAAGTCGGATCGGAAGTCGAATCGCAAGTCAACATTGCCTACGTCATGGCTGTGACTGGCGAGCTTGAATTGGCAAAGCAACATTACCACCGAGCTTTAGAGCTTGAGCCGAACAATGTTCAAGCGGCAAAAGGGTTGTCCGAGTTTTCGCGTCTTGAGCAATCCAGATAG
- a CDS encoding Flp family type IVb pilin yields the protein MGAFQTRSIVFDTKHLFAALWQDERGFVISIELILIVTIMVIGLIAGLTALRDAVVSELTDVAKGVQQLNQSYQANGVVGHGASTMGSDFQDASDPGSDGPAFCTSVYGLGESP from the coding sequence ATGGGGGCTTTTCAAACTCGCTCGATCGTCTTTGACACCAAACACCTGTTCGCGGCTCTTTGGCAAGACGAACGGGGTTTTGTCATCTCGATCGAACTCATCTTAATCGTCACCATCATGGTGATCGGTTTGATTGCCGGTTTGACCGCGCTGCGCGATGCGGTCGTCTCGGAATTGACTGACGTCGCCAAAGGCGTTCAGCAACTCAACCAATCCTATCAAGCCAACGGCGTCGTCGGTCACGGGGCCTCAACCATGGGATCGGATTTTCAAGATGCCAGTGACCCTGGATCTGATGGTCCTGCGTTCTGCACATCAGTTTATGGACTAGGCGAGTCTCCATAG
- a CDS encoding prepilin peptidase — protein MELNTITIAAMILFTSVATYLDLKDRRIPNWLTVSAAVLGLTWNVFDSGFAGMVTSLGGFATGFGILLLLWLIGGGGGGDVKMMGAIGAWIGAMPTLIVFIASTVFAVLCTVVLLARSASAQKSMPVPNEGGESSTDDGSGTVVLQHSVPYALPVAMSVWALLLFHVIRA, from the coding sequence ATGGAACTCAATACGATTACCATCGCGGCAATGATTCTGTTTACATCCGTCGCAACCTATCTGGATCTCAAAGACCGGCGGATACCGAACTGGTTGACCGTCTCGGCTGCTGTTCTCGGACTGACATGGAACGTTTTCGATTCCGGCTTTGCAGGAATGGTGACTTCTCTGGGAGGTTTCGCGACCGGATTTGGAATCCTGCTGCTGCTGTGGCTGATCGGTGGTGGCGGTGGAGGCGATGTGAAGATGATGGGAGCGATTGGGGCATGGATCGGAGCGATGCCAACATTGATCGTTTTCATCGCGAGCACCGTTTTCGCCGTGCTTTGTACTGTGGTGCTGCTCGCCCGCAGTGCTTCCGCCCAGAAATCTATGCCTGTGCCAAATGAAGGGGGCGAATCAAGTACGGATGATGGCAGCGGTACGGTGGTTCTTCAACATTCGGTGCCGTATGCACTTCCGGTAGCAATGTCAGTTTGGGCGTTGCTGTTGTTCCACGTTATTCGTGCTTAA
- the cpaB gene encoding Flp pilus assembly protein CpaB has protein sequence MKPNAQSKVNSGTILIGMFAVTVGLAGTYVLRTVLKKEPPVVVAEKPEPPPAPPKRITVPLASRDIPTGTEITLDDVALYQLTEAEIEKLIGKAAFMTNPKQIIGKVLQVDMKRSEPFSTMKLLPLGKFPGVGGRIKAGQRAVTISLTPNSALLGFASPGQRVDVLFHYGQSEGTTGDLSNKTGGFVPEHHAFNPPRLRDYNGNTIGATGISGESELIGATSTLIQDAEILAIGMSSTPTDLASPLPDDKSVRVTLAVAPKQAEMIRVACGHGELSLTLRGPEDSQLVSLVDPVTIDQIIDFDNTVHEMEIYRGTALSKVHFGSNRSIKERVFTNVPAPSPAATSPSMIPAMVPAAGYYGMPYPMSPYAGYPPAPAAASAAPGAAK, from the coding sequence ATGAAACCCAATGCACAATCAAAAGTGAACTCGGGAACGATTCTGATCGGAATGTTTGCCGTGACAGTCGGTCTTGCTGGGACCTACGTGTTGCGCACCGTTCTAAAAAAGGAGCCCCCTGTGGTGGTCGCGGAAAAGCCTGAGCCGCCTCCAGCACCTCCCAAGCGAATTACCGTTCCGCTTGCCAGTCGTGATATTCCGACAGGAACCGAAATCACGCTCGATGATGTCGCTCTTTACCAACTGACCGAAGCCGAGATCGAGAAGCTTATCGGCAAAGCTGCCTTCATGACCAATCCGAAGCAGATCATCGGCAAGGTGTTGCAGGTGGACATGAAACGAAGTGAGCCGTTTAGCACGATGAAGCTTCTGCCGCTGGGTAAGTTTCCGGGCGTTGGCGGAAGGATCAAAGCAGGTCAGCGTGCCGTGACGATCTCGCTGACCCCCAATAGCGCCTTGTTGGGATTTGCGAGTCCGGGACAACGGGTCGATGTCTTGTTTCATTATGGGCAGAGCGAAGGAACGACAGGCGACTTGAGCAACAAGACTGGCGGATTTGTTCCCGAGCACCACGCTTTCAATCCTCCAAGGCTTCGTGACTACAACGGGAACACCATCGGGGCGACTGGGATATCGGGTGAGTCAGAATTAATCGGTGCGACATCGACTTTGATTCAGGACGCAGAGATCCTTGCCATTGGCATGTCGAGCACTCCGACGGACCTCGCCAGTCCCTTACCCGATGATAAATCGGTTCGTGTAACTTTGGCGGTCGCACCAAAGCAAGCGGAGATGATCCGCGTTGCTTGTGGGCATGGCGAACTGTCGTTGACACTTCGTGGTCCAGAAGACAGCCAATTGGTCAGTTTGGTTGACCCCGTGACAATCGATCAGATTATCGATTTCGATAACACCGTCCATGAGATGGAGATCTATCGCGGAACAGCACTTTCGAAGGTCCATTTCGGTTCAAACCGCTCGATCAAAGAACGCGTCTTTACGAATGTCCCGGCACCTTCACCGGCAGCAACTTCGCCTTCGATGATTCCCGCGATGGTTCCGGCAGCTGGGTACTACGGTATGCCATACCCGATGTCACCCTACGCTGGCTATCCACCAGCACCAGCGGCAGCCAGTGCAGCACCCGGAGCCGCAAAATGA
- a CDS encoding CpaF family protein yields the protein MISFAKTETQPDVRQFHPHDDVQREIAFQAKKQRVHQRIVENLDVATAEEMERDQLIEELRYFIEMFNDQDEFDDDETERLMTELPWEMFGNGPLEYLLQQADVSDILVNHSHEVFIESNGVLKPSPVVFADDAHLMRIIRRIVTRVGRRIDESCPLVDARLEDGSRINAVIPPLALDGPKLSVRRFGNRHANLTNLVGNGTLNETMASFLEAAVQARENILISGGTGSGKTTMLNAMSSCIPDDQRIITIEDSAELRLQHRHVARLETRPAGSESVGEYSQRDLVKNSLRMRPDRIIVGEVRGAEALDMLQAMNTGHEGSLTTIHANDTVDAISRLELMIAMAGLELPLSVLRSYICSGLSLIVHVVRLPGGARRVMRISELNATKDGYTLTDIFSLRRTGLDKDGHATGEFVIGDRPRCIDRFSEYGVHFDDSIFASDDLCTGDANDAVFS from the coding sequence ATGATTTCGTTTGCAAAAACAGAAACTCAGCCGGATGTTCGCCAATTCCATCCTCACGATGATGTCCAACGTGAGATTGCCTTTCAGGCGAAGAAGCAACGCGTGCATCAGCGAATAGTCGAAAACCTCGATGTTGCAACAGCCGAGGAGATGGAGCGAGATCAGCTGATCGAAGAACTCCGTTACTTCATCGAAATGTTCAACGATCAAGACGAATTCGATGATGACGAAACTGAACGGTTGATGACCGAGCTACCTTGGGAAATGTTCGGCAACGGTCCGTTAGAGTACTTGTTGCAGCAGGCTGATGTCAGCGACATTTTGGTCAATCATTCGCATGAAGTCTTTATCGAAAGCAACGGTGTTCTGAAACCATCACCGGTTGTTTTTGCTGACGATGCACACCTGATGCGGATCATTCGCAGGATTGTCACACGAGTTGGCCGCCGAATTGATGAGTCATGTCCGCTCGTCGATGCACGCCTCGAAGACGGTTCGCGGATCAATGCGGTCATCCCACCGCTAGCTCTAGACGGACCCAAACTTTCGGTGCGGCGATTCGGTAACCGACATGCAAATCTAACAAACTTGGTTGGCAACGGGACGCTGAACGAAACGATGGCAAGTTTTCTGGAAGCAGCCGTTCAGGCTCGAGAGAATATCTTGATCTCTGGAGGTACCGGTTCTGGAAAGACGACGATGCTAAATGCGATGTCATCCTGTATTCCGGATGATCAGCGGATAATCACGATTGAGGATTCGGCTGAGCTTCGGTTGCAGCATCGACATGTCGCTCGTTTGGAAACCAGACCTGCCGGCAGCGAAAGTGTTGGCGAATACAGTCAACGCGACTTGGTGAAGAACAGTTTGCGGATGCGACCGGATCGCATCATCGTCGGAGAAGTCCGGGGTGCCGAAGCGCTCGACATGCTGCAAGCGATGAATACCGGTCACGAAGGCTCGCTGACCACCATTCACGCAAACGATACCGTCGATGCGATCTCCCGGTTGGAACTGATGATCGCAATGGCAGGCCTTGAATTGCCTTTGTCCGTTCTACGCTCATACATTTGTAGCGGGCTGTCCTTGATCGTTCACGTCGTTAGGCTGCCTGGCGGGGCACGCCGGGTGATGCGAATTTCAGAGCTGAACGCGACGAAAGATGGCTACACACTAACCGACATCTTTTCGCTTCGCCGAACCGGATTGGACAAGGACGGTCATGCCACTGGCGAATTTGTGATCGGAGATCGGCCACGCTGCATCGATCGTTTTTCGGAATACGGCGTGCACTTTGATGATTCGATTTTTGCATCGGACGATCTTTGCACCGGAGATGCCAATGATGCCGTCTTCAGTTGA